A region of Paraburkholderia sp. BL23I1N1 DNA encodes the following proteins:
- a CDS encoding recombinase family protein — protein MNTKITPQHQSKPAYIYIRQSTLAQVRHHQESTERQYALRDKAMALGWPETAIRVLDRDLGQSGAQMTGREDFKTLVADVSMGNVGAVFALEVSRLARSNLDWHRLLELCALTHTLVIDADGCYDAGDFNDGLILGLKGTMAQAELHFLRGRLQGGKLNKAKKGELRFPLPVGLCYGDDGRIVLDPDDEVRGAVQLAFRLFQETGSAYAVVKRFAEGGLRFPKRAYGGAWAGRLIWGRLSHGRVLGLIRNPSYAGIYVFGRYQYRQRITPQGEVHKHVQPVPKTEWRVHLPDHHDGYITPEEFERNQEHLAQNRTNGEGTVLSGAAREGLALLQGLLICGGCGRALTVRYQGNGGLYPLYLCSARRREGLATTDCMSMRSDLLDNAIGEAVFTALQPAELELAVTALSELEQRDHAIMRQWHMRIERAEYEVALAERRYQECDPANRLVAGTLERRWNDAMLHLEAIRTESAQFQSQKALVATSEQKAQVLALARNLPRLWRAPTTSAKDRKRMLRLLIRDITVEKLSATRQAVLHIRWQGGPCTDITVDLPRPRPETIRYPAETVDQVRKLSQRLSDPQIVAHLNQEGLRSATGKSFTLSMVKWIHYRYEIAATSFKRPDELTVQQLADRLGISTHMVYYWIERQVVQARKLDGRGPWWITPNRTKEQQLRRWIRTSGHLQR, from the coding sequence ATGAACACCAAGATCACCCCCCAACATCAAAGCAAGCCGGCGTACATCTACATCCGCCAGTCGACGCTGGCCCAGGTACGACACCATCAGGAGAGCACCGAGCGTCAATACGCGTTGCGCGACAAAGCGATGGCACTGGGTTGGCCGGAGACGGCGATCCGGGTCCTGGACCGCGATCTCGGCCAGTCGGGGGCGCAGATGACGGGCCGCGAAGACTTCAAGACCCTCGTAGCGGACGTCTCGATGGGGAACGTGGGTGCTGTATTCGCACTGGAGGTTTCTCGCCTGGCACGCTCGAATCTAGACTGGCATCGCCTGCTCGAACTGTGCGCGCTCACCCATACGCTCGTGATCGACGCCGATGGCTGCTACGACGCGGGCGACTTCAACGACGGCCTGATACTTGGTCTCAAAGGTACGATGGCACAGGCCGAACTGCACTTCTTGCGCGGCCGCCTCCAGGGCGGCAAACTCAACAAGGCGAAGAAGGGTGAGTTGCGCTTTCCACTGCCCGTCGGCTTGTGCTACGGCGATGACGGCCGCATCGTCCTGGATCCCGATGACGAGGTACGCGGTGCCGTGCAGCTCGCATTCCGTCTGTTTCAGGAGACCGGCAGCGCGTACGCGGTTGTCAAGCGCTTTGCCGAAGGGGGCCTGCGCTTTCCAAAGCGTGCCTATGGAGGTGCCTGGGCAGGTCGACTCATCTGGGGGCGCCTGAGTCACGGACGTGTTCTCGGTTTGATACGGAATCCTTCCTATGCCGGCATCTATGTTTTTGGACGATATCAGTATCGTCAGCGCATCACACCACAGGGAGAGGTCCATAAGCACGTACAGCCGGTTCCGAAGACAGAGTGGCGCGTTCATCTGCCAGACCATCATGATGGATATATCACCCCGGAGGAATTTGAGCGCAACCAGGAACACCTGGCGCAAAACAGGACCAACGGCGAAGGTACCGTGCTCAGTGGTGCGGCGCGTGAAGGATTGGCGCTGCTTCAGGGGCTGCTGATATGCGGCGGCTGTGGTCGGGCGTTGACTGTTCGCTACCAGGGTAACGGCGGCCTTTATCCATTGTACTTATGCAGTGCTCGTCGCCGCGAAGGGCTGGCGACCACAGATTGCATGAGCATGCGCAGCGACCTACTTGACAACGCAATTGGCGAGGCTGTATTCACCGCCCTGCAACCAGCCGAACTCGAGCTCGCCGTGACCGCCCTGAGCGAACTCGAGCAACGCGATCATGCCATCATGCGCCAGTGGCACATGCGCATCGAACGCGCCGAGTATGAGGTCGCACTCGCTGAACGTCGCTATCAGGAATGCGATCCGGCCAACCGTCTGGTCGCGGGTACCCTCGAGCGGCGCTGGAACGACGCGATGCTTCACCTTGAGGCGATCAGGACGGAATCCGCCCAGTTCCAGAGCCAGAAGGCACTCGTCGCGACGTCCGAACAGAAAGCTCAGGTCCTCGCGCTGGCGCGCAATCTGCCGCGCCTCTGGCGGGCGCCGACCACGTCAGCGAAGGACCGCAAGCGCATGTTGCGACTGCTCATCCGGGACATCACGGTCGAGAAACTATCTGCCACGCGACAAGCCGTGCTGCATATCCGCTGGCAGGGTGGCCCGTGCACCGACATCACCGTCGATCTGCCCAGGCCGCGCCCCGAAACAATACGCTATCCGGCGGAGACCGTCGACCAGGTCCGCAAACTGTCGCAACGTCTGTCCGACCCACAAATCGTTGCGCACCTCAATCAGGAAGGCTTGCGCAGCGCGACTGGCAAATCGTTCACGCTCTCCATGGTCAAATGGATACACTACCGATACGAGATTGCGGCAACCAGCTTCAAACGCCCCGACGAGCTTACGGTACAGCAACTCGCTGACCGGCTGGGCATCAGTACACACATGGTGTATTACTGGATCGAGCGCCAGGTTGTCCAGGCCCGCAAGCTCGATGGACGCGGTCCTTGGTGGATCACGCCCAATCGCACCAAAGAACAACAACTGCGGCGCTGGATACGCACTTCAGGACATCTTCAGCGGTAA
- a CDS encoding DUF6788 family protein yields the protein MEDIPSSTLRRRRAQLLKQMPALETLLRGSLIERYKRCGKPGCKCADGPGHGPKYYLSVSFPGRRPQMDYVPQADYTEVAEHLANYHRVREIIEEICEINRELLRRREAL from the coding sequence ATGGAAGATATTCCGTCATCCACTTTACGCAGACGCCGCGCGCAATTGCTGAAGCAAATGCCGGCGTTAGAGACGCTCTTGCGCGGCTCGCTCATCGAGCGCTACAAGCGCTGCGGCAAACCGGGCTGCAAGTGTGCAGACGGCCCCGGCCATGGTCCCAAGTACTACCTGTCCGTGAGCTTTCCCGGCCGCCGTCCGCAAATGGACTACGTGCCGCAAGCCGATTACACCGAGGTCGCCGAGCACCTGGCGAACTATCACCGCGTTCGCGAGATCATCGAGGAGATCTGCGAGATCAACCGCGAACTATTGCGCCGCCGCGAGGCGCTCTGA